One stretch of Dehalococcoidia bacterium DNA includes these proteins:
- a CDS encoding TetR/AcrR family transcriptional regulator has protein sequence MTQSLVRPGRRVERSAQIRADLLAAAERLLAQKGIDRTTISDITSEAGLGFGTFYNYFASKEDLYQELVRNALQMLVERIDTRCASTPDHYERLRVIAEEGADFAADHSDLFVLLTTNPDVHEATHEGVEELAASLKGWLRKGFADGVFQAVDPNIVVKAIIGMYAFVLRPLARDASRREEIKDALIRLIQGAVIGIHHQVPPAPGVKGAGQ, from the coding sequence ATGACCCAATCCCTCGTCCGGCCGGGCCGACGGGTTGAGCGGTCGGCCCAGATCAGGGCTGACCTCCTGGCCGCGGCCGAACGCCTGCTGGCCCAGAAGGGCATCGACAGGACGACAATCTCGGACATCACGTCCGAGGCGGGGCTTGGCTTCGGCACCTTCTACAACTACTTCGCATCCAAGGAAGACCTGTATCAGGAGCTGGTGCGCAACGCGCTGCAGATGCTCGTCGAGCGGATCGACACGCGCTGCGCCAGCACGCCCGACCATTACGAGCGCCTGCGGGTCATCGCGGAAGAAGGCGCCGACTTCGCGGCGGACCACTCCGACCTGTTCGTCCTCCTCACCACCAATCCCGACGTGCACGAGGCCACTCACGAAGGCGTCGAAGAGCTCGCAGCGTCCCTCAAGGGTTGGCTGCGTAAGGGTTTCGCGGACGGCGTCTTCCAGGCGGTCGATCCGAACATCGTAGTGAAGGCGATCATCGGCATGTACGCCTTCGTGCTGCGGCCCCTGGCCAGGGATGCCAGCCGCCGCGAGGAAATCAAGGACGCGCTCATCCGCCTCATTCAGGGGGCGGTGATCGGAATACACCACCAGGTACCCCCGGCACCCGGGGTGAAAGGAGCAGGGCAGTGA
- a CDS encoding pyridoxamine 5'-phosphate oxidase family protein yields the protein MLSWGGFEKQAPEIAARGKALLGCGVAFIATTAADGAPRVHPATPLINGGRLFVFVAKHTAKYPNLLRDSRYAMHAVLGDSDEEFLIHGRALPDDDPASEELAWEAARAIDMTSVNHRLFEFFIDYAHWALWEGLGTDDIRRVSKTWREGPS from the coding sequence ATGCTGAGCTGGGGCGGGTTCGAGAAGCAGGCGCCGGAGATCGCGGCGCGGGGCAAGGCGCTGCTCGGCTGCGGCGTCGCTTTCATCGCCACGACCGCGGCTGACGGAGCGCCGCGCGTGCACCCGGCGACGCCCCTGATTAACGGCGGGCGACTCTTCGTCTTCGTGGCCAAGCACACCGCCAAGTACCCGAACCTGCTGCGCGACAGCCGGTACGCAATGCACGCCGTCCTTGGCGACAGCGACGAGGAATTCCTGATCCACGGCCGCGCCCTTCCCGACGACGACCCTGCCTCGGAGGAGCTGGCCTGGGAAGCCGCGCGGGCGATCGACATGACAAGCGTGAACCACCGGCTCTTCGAGTTCTTCATCGATTACGCCCACTGGGCCCTCTGGGAGGGCCTGGGCACGGATGACATCCGGCGCGTGTCGAAGACCTGGCGTGAAGGCCCTTCGTGA
- a CDS encoding PAS domain S-box protein produces MAEYDPGWLAGKVVQGTPDAVIAADGDGKVILWNSGAERIFGYTAAEAIGQSLDLIIPERLRKRHWDAYQASMASGTTKYGSDELLAVPAERKDGTRISIEFTITLLRDDAGRLIGPAAVIRDVTARWNEQNELRKRLRDLEAKLPAAVEGSAAAT; encoded by the coding sequence TTGGCGGAGTACGACCCCGGCTGGCTTGCAGGCAAGGTAGTTCAGGGTACGCCCGATGCGGTAATCGCGGCGGATGGCGACGGCAAGGTCATCCTCTGGAACTCCGGCGCCGAGAGGATCTTCGGCTACACGGCGGCCGAAGCGATCGGCCAGTCGCTGGACCTGATCATCCCAGAGCGCCTGCGCAAGAGACACTGGGACGCCTACCAGGCATCGATGGCGAGCGGCACCACGAAGTACGGGTCGGACGAGCTGCTGGCCGTGCCGGCGGAGCGCAAGGACGGCACCCGCATCTCCATCGAATTCACGATCACTCTGCTCCGCGATGATGCCGGCCGGCTGATCGGCCCCGCGGCCGTCATCCGCGACGTGACCGCCCGCTGGAACGAACAGAACGAGCTCAGGAAACGCCTCAGGGACCTCGAGGCGAAGCTGCCCGCAGCGGTCGAAGGCTCTGCTGCCGCGACCTGA
- the alr gene encoding alanine racemase translates to MDIRGLPLPPAGGLGAGPLSFAEVSIESAREWALRSGLRVWAEIDLDRIEANVRALIAREAAPRLLAVVKGNAYGHGATAVGKAALAAGAWGLGVIGVEEGEVLRRNGIDAPVLVLGSISPGIAPRVVAASLRATVASMETARALSDAAVAAGREAIVHIKVETGLNRYGLLPAEAVAFAEAVRELPGVVVEGLSTHFAAVDEGDKEFTFRQYFAFRDAADKLPWIPVHHLSSTGGILDLPELGLGMVRAGIGVYGYYPSEFVSRGVALSPVLQLRTRVARVQRLQPGEYVGYARTWQARRPSVIATIMAGYADGIHRILSNRGFAIVQGRRAPFAGRVAMDMLMLDVTDIPGVAVEDEVTLIGEQGSESIWADEVAALSETISYEVLASLSSRVVRLYTRGGRLVACEDLEGYRELSTP, encoded by the coding sequence GTGGACATCCGAGGTCTTCCCTTACCGCCTGCCGGCGGACTGGGCGCTGGTCCCCTGAGCTTCGCCGAAGTCTCCATCGAGAGCGCCCGCGAGTGGGCGTTACGCTCCGGCCTCCGGGTCTGGGCCGAGATCGACCTCGACCGCATCGAAGCGAACGTGAGGGCGCTGATCGCTCGAGAGGCGGCGCCGCGCCTGCTGGCTGTCGTGAAGGGCAATGCCTACGGGCACGGCGCCACTGCGGTCGGTAAAGCCGCCCTCGCTGCTGGCGCCTGGGGCCTGGGCGTCATCGGCGTCGAAGAAGGCGAGGTATTGCGCCGCAACGGTATCGACGCGCCCGTCCTGGTCCTCGGCAGCATCTCGCCCGGCATCGCGCCGCGGGTTGTCGCCGCCTCGCTGCGAGCCACGGTGGCCTCCATGGAGACGGCCCGGGCGCTCTCGGACGCCGCCGTCGCCGCCGGCCGCGAAGCTATCGTGCACATCAAGGTCGAAACGGGCCTGAACCGCTACGGCCTTCTGCCCGCCGAAGCGGTAGCCTTCGCCGAGGCGGTCCGCGAGCTGCCGGGCGTGGTCGTCGAAGGTCTCTCCACCCACTTCGCTGCCGTAGACGAAGGCGACAAGGAGTTTACCTTTCGCCAGTACTTCGCCTTCCGGGACGCCGCGGACAAGCTGCCCTGGATACCGGTCCACCACCTCTCCTCGACCGGCGGCATCCTGGACTTGCCGGAGCTCGGGCTCGGCATGGTGCGGGCCGGGATTGGCGTCTACGGTTACTACCCTTCCGAGTTCGTGAGCCGCGGAGTGGCCCTGTCTCCAGTCCTCCAGCTGCGGACGCGGGTGGCCCGCGTGCAGCGCCTGCAGCCGGGGGAGTACGTCGGCTACGCCCGCACATGGCAGGCCAGGCGCCCCAGCGTAATCGCGACGATCATGGCCGGCTATGCCGACGGCATCCATCGCATCCTCTCGAACCGGGGCTTCGCCATCGTCCAGGGACGCCGGGCGCCCTTCGCTGGCCGTGTGGCCATGGACATGCTCATGCTGGACGTCACGGACATCCCGGGCGTGGCCGTGGAGGACGAGGTCACGCTCATCGGCGAGCAGGGCTCCGAGTCGATCTGGGCGGACGAGGTCGCCGCTCTTTCGGAAACGATCAGCTACGAGGTGCTAGCCAGCCTCAGCTCGCGCGTCGTGCGACTCTACACGCGCGGCGGCCGCCTGGTGGCTTGCGAGGACCTCGAGGGTTATCGCGAACTCTCTACTCCCTAA
- a CDS encoding nitroreductase family deazaflavin-dependent oxidoreductase — protein sequence MTQEEVLDSPTGWVAQHVREYVETDGEKGHTWRGVSTLLLTTRGRRSGKLRRTALIYGRDGDRYVIVASQGGAPKHPQWYLNLRARPEVMVQVGAEKFRARARTATPDEKPALWRLMTSIWPAYDDYQKRTEREIPVVLLERTAD from the coding sequence ATGACACAGGAAGAAGTCCTGGACAGTCCGACGGGCTGGGTTGCGCAGCATGTCCGCGAGTACGTCGAGACCGACGGCGAGAAGGGCCACACCTGGCGTGGCGTCAGCACCCTGCTGCTGACGACCCGCGGCCGCCGGTCCGGCAAGCTGCGGCGCACGGCCCTGATTTACGGCCGGGACGGCGATCGCTACGTCATCGTCGCCTCGCAGGGAGGCGCTCCGAAGCACCCGCAGTGGTACCTGAACCTCCGCGCTCGCCCTGAGGTGATGGTCCAGGTCGGCGCCGAGAAGTTCCGCGCCCGGGCGCGCACTGCCACGCCAGACGAGAAACCGGCGCTGTGGCGCCTGATGACCTCCATCTGGCCAGCCTACGATGACTACCAGAAGCGGACCGAGCGCGAAATCCCGGTCGTGCTCTTGGAGCGGACCGCTGACTGA
- a CDS encoding radical SAM protein, translating into MAAFLVPPYEDGCRLTLRRLLNLYRVRWQYSRRSLKLRGYPLILTVEATNVCNLRCPACFTGAGEVGRTRSFLPMDQYRALLRELGPYAFRVEFYNWGEPLLNKDVFEMVREAKRYGASTVISTNFSVPFDAERAERLVEAGLDVLGVSLDGATQETYEKYRVRGDIRRVLENCRLVRDAKRRLGSVKPRLVWEYHVFEHNVHETEEAKRLAAELEMDISIDKGWVVGDDWDTESKFAYFVNPSARPCDFLWQRAIVQNDGGVAPCCGTFYKEDDFGSIWEGDGGNRRFREVWNNESFQTARRLFHRREGGEDARRLVCYDCPATIIWESYQKHIAAGKDPAAFQITYTTNDSFHYFFNRRPARSAPPIAEGDLLEVLPASR; encoded by the coding sequence TTGGCCGCCTTCCTGGTGCCGCCCTACGAAGACGGTTGCCGCCTCACGCTGAGGCGACTCCTCAACCTGTACAGGGTGCGCTGGCAGTACAGCCGCCGCAGCCTCAAACTCCGCGGTTACCCCCTGATCCTCACCGTCGAAGCGACAAACGTGTGCAACCTGCGTTGCCCGGCCTGCTTTACGGGCGCCGGCGAAGTCGGGCGCACGCGCTCGTTCCTGCCGATGGACCAGTACCGCGCGCTCCTGCGCGAGCTAGGGCCATACGCGTTCCGGGTCGAGTTCTACAACTGGGGCGAGCCTCTCCTCAACAAGGACGTCTTCGAGATGGTCCGTGAAGCAAAGCGATACGGCGCTTCGACGGTCATCAGCACGAACTTCAGCGTGCCTTTCGACGCGGAGCGGGCCGAGCGCCTGGTGGAGGCCGGCCTGGACGTGCTCGGCGTCTCGCTGGACGGCGCCACTCAGGAGACGTACGAGAAGTACCGCGTTCGCGGCGACATCAGGCGTGTCCTCGAAAACTGCCGCCTGGTGCGGGACGCCAAGCGCAGGCTCGGCTCGGTCAAGCCGCGTCTGGTCTGGGAATACCACGTATTCGAGCACAACGTGCACGAGACCGAGGAGGCAAAGCGCCTCGCCGCCGAACTCGAAATGGACATCTCGATCGACAAGGGCTGGGTCGTGGGCGATGATTGGGATACCGAAAGCAAGTTCGCCTACTTCGTGAACCCTTCTGCCAGGCCCTGCGACTTCCTCTGGCAGAGGGCCATCGTGCAGAACGACGGCGGCGTCGCGCCCTGCTGCGGCACCTTCTACAAGGAAGACGACTTCGGCAGCATCTGGGAAGGGGACGGGGGGAATCGCCGGTTCCGGGAAGTGTGGAACAACGAGAGCTTTCAGACCGCTCGGCGGCTGTTTCACCGCCGCGAAGGCGGCGAGGACGCCAGGCGGCTGGTCTGCTACGACTGTCCGGCTACGATCATCTGGGAGAGCTACCAGAAGCACATTGCGGCCGGGAAGGACCCGGCGGCGTTCCAGATCACCTACACGACGAACGACAGCTTCCACTATTTCTTCAACCGCCGACCGGCCAGGTCTGCCCCGCCGATCGCCGAGGGCGATCTTCTCGAAGTCCTCCCGGCTTCCCGGTGA